One window of the Triticum dicoccoides isolate Atlit2015 ecotype Zavitan chromosome 3B, WEW_v2.0, whole genome shotgun sequence genome contains the following:
- the LOC119276987 gene encoding heat stress transcription factor A-4b-like: MEGSGGSASLPPFLTKTYEMVDEPATDAVVAWTPSGTSFVVLSQADFCRDLLPKYFKHNNFSSFVRQLNTYGFRKVDPEQWEFANEEFIRDQRHRLKNIHRRKPIFSHSSHTQGAGPLADSERRDYDEEIERLKCDNASLKLQLERKKTDMESKMKALEDKLFAIEDQQKNLISYVREIVNAPGFFSSFVEQSDHQGKKRRLPKPISFHEDTSTQGNQIMHCDLVNSPTHELFRASFDKMESSLNSLENFFKEASEAFGNDVSYDGDVPGHSSAVVLTELHSSAESEPLHSSAESEPHEQSPPSMMHTCSAGVGDSHSSRDIAESASCPESPPLPEAHSRADSRAKVSEIDVNLEPAVTETGPSRDQQPTQDPPADANDGFWQQFLTEQPGLSHAHQEAQSERRDREANQTTAGDRGSFWWGKSVEQMTEKLGHLTSAEKT, from the exons atgGAGGGGAGTGGCGGGTCCGCGTCGCTGCCGCCGTTCCTCACCAAGACGTACGAGATGGTGGACGAGCCGGCCACGGACGCGGTGGTGGCGTGGACGCCGTCCGGCACCAGCTTCGTCGTCTTGAGCCAGGCCGACTTCTGCCGGGATCTTCTCCCCAAGTACTTCAAGCACAACAACTTCTCCAGCTTTGTGCGCCAGCTCAACACCTAC GGCTTTAGGAAGGTAGATCCAGAACAATGGGAATTTGCAAATGAAGAATTCATACGAGACCAGCGGCATCGGTTGAAAAATATCCATAGACGCAAGCCAATATTCAGCCATTCATCACATACTCAGGGTGCCGGACCATTAGCTGATAGTGAAAGGAGGGACTATGACGAGGAAATTGAGAGGCTCAAGTGTGATAATGCATCACTGAAGTTACAGCTTGAAAGGAAGAAAACTGATATGGAGAGTAAAATGAAGGCTTTGGAAGACAAACTATTTGCTATCGAGGATCAGCAGAAAAATCTTATATCTTATGTCAGAGAAATTGTGAATGCACCTGGATTTTTTTCTAGCTTCGTAGAACaatctgatcatcagggaaagaagaGGAGACTGCCTAAACCAATTTCATTCCATGAGGATACAAGTACTCAGGGGAACCAGATTATGCATTGTGACTTGGTCAACTCACCAACTCATGAACTTTTTAGGGCATCATTTGACAAAATGGAATCATCCTTAAATTCCTTGGAGAATTTCTTCAAAGAAGCGAGCGAGGCATTTGGTAATGATGTTTCATATGATGGTGATGTCCCAGGTCATTCTTCAGCTGTTGTTCTTACAGAGCTCCATTCATCtgcggagagtgagcccctccattCATCTGCGGAGAGTGAGCCCCATGAGCAATCACCTCCGTCCATGATGCATACTTGTTCAGCTGGTGTAGGAGATTCACACTCTTCTCGCGATATAGCAGAGTCCGCCAGCTGTCCAGAGAGTCCTCCGCTTCCCGAAGCTCATTCTCGTGCAGATTCACGAGCTAAGGTCTCCGAGATAGATGTCAATTTGGAACCTGCTGTTACAGAAACTGGTCCATCGAGAGATCAACAACCCACCCAAGACCCTCCTGCTGATGCAAATGATGGATTTTGGCAGCAGTTTCTTACCGAGCAGCCTGGGTTGTCCCATGCACACCAGGAGGCCCAATCAGAACGGCGAGACAgagaagcaaatcaaacaacagcagGAGACCGCGGAAGTTTTTGGTGGGGCAAGAGCGTCGAACAGATGACAGAAAAACTGGGGCATCTCACCTCAGCTGAGAAAACCTGA